From the genome of Chiloscyllium plagiosum isolate BGI_BamShark_2017 chromosome 13, ASM401019v2, whole genome shotgun sequence:
ggaagaggtggtggatatcttaaaatgtataaaagtggatgaatccccagggcttgatcaggtgtaccctagaactctgtcagaagctagagaagtgatggctgggcctcttgctgagatatttgtatcatcgatagtcacaggtgaggtgccggaaaactggaggttggcaaacgtggtgtcattatttaagaaaggtggtaaggacaagccagggaactatagaccggtgagcctgacatcggtgatgggcacgttgttggagggaatcctgagggacaggatgtacatgtacttggaaaggcaaggactgatatgggatagtcaacatggctttgggcgtgggaaatcatgtctcacaaacttgtttgagttttttgaagaaataacaaagaggattgatggaagCAGAGCGGAGGAAGCAGAGTTtcctcatgggaaactggttagtaaggttagatttcatgtagtacagggagaactagccatttggatacagaactggctcaaaggtggaagacagaaggtggtgatggagggttgattttcagactggaggcctgagaccagtggagtgccacaaggatcgatgctgggtccactgcttttcgtcatttatataaatgatttggacgtgatcATAGgaggtacacttagtaagttagcaaatgacaagaaaattggaggtgtagtggacaccgaagaaggttacctcagagtttaaccagatcttgatcagatgagccgatGGGCCGAGAGGTGACAGATGGACAcatcatggtaaggtcctagggagtgttgctgaacaaagagaccttggagtgcaggttcatagctccttgacagtggagttgcaggtagataggacagtgaagaaggcatttggtaggctttcctttattggtcagagcattgagtataagtgttgagaggtcatgttacagttgtacaagacattgattgagccacttttggaatattgtacataattctggtctcctttctatcggaaggatgttgtgaaacttgaaagggttcagaaaagatttacaaggatgttgccaaggttggagggtttgagctataaggagaggctgagtaggttagggctgttttccctgaagcatcggaggctgaggggtgatcttaaagaagtttacaaaatcatgaggggcttggaaggATTTTTCTCTGGgatggaatccagaactagaggccataggcttatgatgagaggggaaagagttaaaagggacctaaggggcaactttttcatgcaaaggatggtgcatgtacggaatgatctaccagaggaagtggtgagggctagtaaaattacagcatttaaaaggcatctggatgggtatatgaataggaaaggctgagagggatatgggccaagtgctggcaaatgggagtagattagtttaggatatctggttggcatgaacgagttgtattgaagggtctgtttccatgctgtacatctctataactgttTGTTCACACACAGTTGTTCACACATCAAAGTtatctttcatttattggtcCTCACACTGTCTTTAAAGGTGTTTTATTTCTTCTTCAACAGGGAGTTTGCAGAGAAGAGTAAGTGCCAGACAGTTGCCTCCACATGAGACAGAAAGTGACAGGGGGAGAGATCTTTCAAGGCTGGGGAGTTGTCTCCTGCACTGACCCAACCGAAGCCATGGTCTCCTACTCAGGAGCCAAGCAAAGCATTGTTATCAAGCAGTTCACTTTAGTTCAGAACCCATTGGCCCCATGGTGTCTACTTCTGCTTTCAGTCTTTCTGCAAAATGCAATCGTGTATACAACTCGCAGAGTGCTCAAGAAAAAAGTAGTTTTAAAACTGCAACCACCACATTGGACAATCTCCTGTGTTTAAAGCAGCACCTTAGTTTTTTAAGGTTCACTGTCCAaaactaaataaaataaaaagacgCATCTTGGCACTTTGCCATCTACCTCATTGATATCTTTCCCTGTAAAACCACCAGGATTATTTCGGACATCTCAGGAGGTTCCTGCTCTGCCTCCATTGAATTCCATCCCATTTGTCtggtttatctctcagcctcactCTTTCTCCCTGGGTACACAATGACCATGTCCTACACTGACCTCTCCTGCACCACCTCGTCTTCCCACGTAATATGAAGCATTTCCAACTGTTCCTCAAGCTTGGCAGCTTTTCACCTGGAACATGTTCACCTGGACATAGCGCTCCTGCTGCTGGTGATTCTGGGGACACACCATTGATTCCAGATTCCCCCAGGTTCTGTAAATGTAGGACAACGCTGGCTTCCTGCCAGAAGAAATGAAGGGCTTTGAAATGTAGCCAAGAAAAATTTCAAGCCAACTGCAGTTCATTGGTTCCCGTCCAGTGTAATCAACTTAAAACCACACAAATCAACATGATCACTATCAACAGGCAGCTGTGCAAATACAGGCAACTCTTTCAAAGTGTGGAGGAAGAAATTACGGTCAGTCCCTGGTACTTTTTTACCTCATTTCACTGTTCCAGCTTATCAATCAATCCAGCTCAGTCACCACTTATTATTTCATATTTAACACACAGCTCAGTTCAAGCCAATCTCACTTCACTCATTGGAATTCTGACACTGCTGCTACACTGGGTTGATTTTCCGAGGAATGCAATCTGACGCAGATCACCACTCCTGCTGATCATTTTTACAAAGCAAAAGAACTTGACATTTGGGATCAGAAAGTCTTCTCAGGGTTCCCTTCAAAATATGGAGCCATATTTATTTCTAGTTGGTGCTGCTACTGAGCCTCAGAAAAGTTCTTTCTAGTGCTGAACTGTTAGTGGAGAGTAAAtcttgcctccttttcagaagcaatattccaaaatataaAGTCCAGAATCACAGGCAGACCCTTTGACAGTTGCAGTGAAATGTTAGATAAGTAAATTAAGTGACGTTAGGGTGTTGGCAGGGTAAGATACCAGCTCTGTAGGGTACCAGGTTTATAGAGTTCCAGAGAAGTAGAATGCCAACTGGGGGTGGGGAACTAAGGTTCTGTTGTCAGATGCTTGTTTTGTCTGGTGCCAGTCAGGGAACAGGTAAGGTGCCAGGGTAAAATGGCAGCCGAGTAAGGAGCGGTATGCCAAATAAGGATGGGTCGTGTACCAGTTACATTGGGAGCAGGTTAGGTAGCTGTCAAGTGCAAAGTGGGGCAGGGGGGCCAATAGGTAAGTCAAGGAGGTGCGGGTGGGGATGGCAAGTGTTCATCTCAGGTAGTTTAGAAAACACATCTAGCTCCCAAAATCTACTCaaagtgttttaaaaattcactcttgAGATGTaggcgttgctggctgggccagcatttatccctagttgcttttgagaaggtggtggtgagctgccttcttgaatcgctgcagtccacctgctgtaggtcgatccacaatgccctcagaaggaaattccaggattttggcacagtgacagagaaggaacaacgatactttcctgatgaagggctgttgcccgaaacattgatttttcctgctcctcggatgatgcctgacccgctgtgcttttccagcaccactctaatcttgatccatttccccatcaggatggtgagtggcttggaggggaacttgaaggtgatgatgttcccacaTGTCTCCTGCCTTTGCCTTTTGAGCTggaggtggtcatgggtttggagagtactgtctaaggaaccttggtgaatttctgcagtgtaactTGAAGCTACTGCCACCACTGCACATCAGTCGTGGAGGTAGTGGAAGTTTTGGATGTGGTATTAATCAGATAGGTTGTGTTGTCCTGGATAGtgtgagtattgttggagctgccctgatccaggcaagtggggagtattccatcacactcctgactcgatttgattgatttattgacaCGTGTACTTAACTACAGTGAAACTCTGTTtctgagcagtacaggcaggtcatagtaagcaaggactaGACAGAGGCATGCAATTTACACTGCACAGGGCATGCACAAGGTAAATCAACATTAGcatgatcagcattatttgaagttaaagaggtccattcatcagtctaataatggcagggaagaagctgttcttaaacctgttggtatgtgtattcaagcttctgtatctcctgcctgatgaaagaggttgtaggagagcttTGCAAGGGTGTGATGGGTCTTTaataatgttggcagcctttccgcagcaACAGGCTATATAAATGGAGCTCATAAGtatggcttccatgatggtctggactgtatacgccactttctgtagtttcttacagttctgGGCAGATCAGTTGCCGTACCAGtctgttatgcacccagacagtatgctttcaatggtgcatcttaAAATTTGGTGATGGACTTTGTAGACATGTCAAACTTCctgtgctgtctgaggaagaagaagcattgttgtgccttcttgccCATTACATCTACGTGAGAggttcaggacagattgttggttatcgtcactcctaaCAACTTGGTACCCTGAACCCTGGCAAACTCAGCTCCATCAATGTAAATGGGGGCATGTTCTCCTTTTTTTCTGAagccaatgatcagttctttagttttgccaataaagcttgtgccttgcagatgatgggcAAGATTTGGGGacacaggaggtgagttattcgcaGCGGTATTCCTATTCAATCAATCAATGTTCCCATGCTCTGGCTTGGCTCCCTGGATCCATTCAATCCATCCAGGGATCCAATACCCTTTCCACAGCTGCTGAACCCAATTCTATAGCCCAAATCTGACAAACACTCTCCTATGCCCCTGCTGGATTTCATAACACCCATCTATTTATCCGAAGCATTCATCACTTATTTAGGTCTCTTGCCACTTTGCACTCCTTGAAATTCTACCACCTATTGAGCTGGTACCCTACATACCGGAAACACTTGCACCCCACCTAGCTGGTACTGTACTCAACTGTAAGCCTACCCTCCTGATACTCTGACCTTTTACTGACCTTTTGTGCTTTTTGACAGTAAAAGTGGGTGCTAGGCTCCTtgaatttcagagctgaaaatgtgttgctggaaaagcgcagcaggtcaggcagcttccaaggagcaggagaatcgacatttcgggcatgagcccttcttcaggaaggattcctgaagaagggctcctgcccgaaacgtcgattctcctgctccttggatgctgcctgacctgctgcgcttttccagcaacacattttcagctctgatctccagcatctgcagacctcactttctcctccttgaattTCAGAATCCAACAGCTCACTGCTGCAGGAataattctcaatgtgaaggtgggactttgtctccagacAGACTGTGccatggtcactcttaccgatactgtcatggacagatgcatctgcagctggtggaatggtgaggatgaggtcaagccTTTCTCTCttgttccctcaccacttgccacAGAACTCCCTCTTACAGCCCAGTGCTACAAGAGAACTGACAAGATGGAGACATGACTCCACATTTCTGAGGAAATCCTGGGCAGCATCTCCTCTCAGAAGTGTGGAGCTCCCACCCTTCATGAATAAAAAAGGTGATGGTGGTGTCAATCTGTATGAAAAACTGCCAGACCTTTGACATTCTGGCCCTGAAAACACATGTTCCAATGCattatattggacttgaaacattaactcttgtttttctctctccacaaatacttcttgatttgattttaatttgatttattattgtcacatgcacctaagtAGAGTgaaatttttttgttttgtgcgCAGCacaggcaggtcataccatacaaagtgcattggggtaatagaacagagcaaggattACAATACTAGAGCTGCAGGGTAAGTGCATGACATCTgcaatcaacattaaatttaaaatttgaaaggtccattcaggagtctaacaacagcagggaagaaactgctgCTAGTGCTgcgaagtttctccagcacttgctgaaAATAAATTGGTTCCTTTCTAAGAATGAGCAGTATTCCTGAATCTCTGGTCAAACAAGTTGTAAATTCCCAACTACTTAGATGCTGGATTAGTTTTCAtagatcatggaatccctacagtgtggaaacaggcctttcagcccaacaagtccacactgaccctccgaagtgtaacccacccagaccattttgGAATCAAATATGCTGATTGTTCCTGATCCTGTCTGAGTTTATAATCAAGACTATGTGGGGTTCTGGATAATCTGGCAGGGATATAATGTTGAGATCTTGTATTTTCACTTTACAGACTATGTTTATAATGTGTTTCATTGAATTTACCTTATCTTTTAGAACTCAGCAGTGCGTTCCCATTATGAGGGCCTTGAGAGTGTTCTTTTTGAAGGCTGGTCCTGAAAAAttaatcttttattttaattttcttaagcAATCAGGCTCTATAGAGCTTGCAACAAATCAATGAGCGCCAAATGCAGCAATTTGGTTATGTTTGAGCATTTCTGCTGTGTCCTGTCTCTTTCATTTACCTTGTTGAAGGATCCAATGTGTGTGAACAGGATGAGCGATTGAGAATGTGATCTACATTCATCCAGTGACTCAATCTTGTGATATCTCACATCTCGATTTCAAACAGAAACATATTTGTCTATTGCACTGTAATATTTCAGTATGAATCGCTGAATGGAGAAGGAATCTGGTCAGAAATACTCATTAGGTTCTCCATGGATCAGAAGACTGAGGGGTTACTTTTGTATCTAATTGAACTAAAGTTTTATTTGACCTGTGCTGTGGTGTGGTTCACAGGACATTTGCTCTTGTGGTTAGGATTGGAGACTGTACTGGGGGCAGTGGGGAAATTggctgcagcttttctccattgaaAGACCGTGCAGGTTTACAACTGAACCAGCCCAGGTTCTCCTCTCCTCAAGACCCACCTTCAGCCCATTACAAAGTACCCTCAGATATTGGTGCTTATAAAGTGAGCATTGATTGGAGGGAGGGCTCAGCATTTGGAGGTAACAGTGatataaaatttcaaaattgatgAGCATTCATTCTGTTATTTTACAGGTAGATCCCAGCACTGAACTGTATTGGATTATTTCGCTATCTGATGGCTGTCGGATAGCCCTGCTATGGAAGTACGGGGGCACCTATCTGGACACAGATATAATATCAATCAAACCTCTGCtgttccacaacttcctctgtgCAGAATTAGGAAATTATGCGAATAATGCAGCTTTGGGATTTAACCGTTCTCATTCCTTCATAGAGAGTTGCTTATGGGATTTTGTTGAGAACTACAatggagcagtttggggccaACAGGGTCCAGAACTGATGACCCGAATGCTGAAGAAATGGTGTGAAACTGATAATCTCCACAACGTCCTCAACAAAGAATGCAAAGGCATTAAGTATTTGTCCAACAACTGGTTCTACCCTGTTCCATACCCTGATTGGAAAAAATACTTTGAAAAAGATACATGGAAAGGGAATGCTGATGAGATTGAAAAGAAATTCTCAGAGACAATTGGGGTACATTTCTGGAATTCACTGAGTCGTCGTCATAAATTTCAAATCAAAGGAAGTCGATCTCTAATAGAATATTTCTTTTATAAATACTGTCCAAGTACATATGAAACTCTCCCAAAATGATGAATAAGCCTCCAGAGGTTGtagtggagctggtacaattacaacatttaaaaggcatctggatgggtacacgattaggaagggatatgggccaagtgctggcaaataggactagattatctggttggcatggatgagttggttcaaagggtctgtttccatgctatacatctccattACTCTATTACTTTTTTTTGAGTGAAGATTTGCAATATTGCATTGAATGTTAATCAGAATCACTGTTAATCAAACCAATCATGGGTCTCACTTGGCCCCAAACCTATTTGTATCTTTCCCTGTATCTTGCTGCTTTCTGTGAGGCTGCTGGATCACAGTAAGGAATGGGTTTCTGTGTATCTTGTTGTCTCAGAGGAAAGTGGGAGAGATGTAGAGGGAGAAACCGGGGCTGGGGGAAGACAGATGATTTTTGCCTTTTTAACATCATATAATTCTTAAAcaatttggaggagaaagtgaggtctgcagatgctggagatcaaagttgaaactttattgctggaacagcacagcaggtcaggcagcatccagggaacaggagattcgacgtttcgggcacaggcccttcttcaggaatgaggggcctgtgcccgaaacgtcgaatctcctgttccctggatgctgcctgacctgctgtgctgttccagcaataaagtttcaaccttaaaCAATTTGGAGACTATTATGATCAAAATAATGTTCAAGGTGTGCAACCCTTTTTCACAGACTGTTTTGTGTTATATCATAGCGAATGCTGTACATTTTTAAGAGAGTTACATGACATCAACAATCAGTGATGTTTCAGTATAAGGCCTTCAGTCACTCTCCCTGCACAATGGAGTCAGTGTGGTCAGTTGGTTATGTGTGTTTAATGTACAGTGACATCAGTAAGGACAGAGGCCAGAATCTGTGTTTATGTCGGTGATATTGTAGCCTTGAAAATAATGTTGTAAAAGAATTACAGATGTCTAATTCAAGAAGAACATGAATATCAATGGTTTATCTTGGGTGGACTAAAATACAGTATAatcatacagcacataaacagaccctttgatccaaccagtccaaacTAAAATAGCCCCAcccacctgctcctgacccatatccctccaaacctttcctattcatggacttaccttagtgcctttcaaatgttgtaaccatgcccacatccaccacttccttaggaagttcattccacaagcaaACTAcccactgcattaaaaaaaactcacccctagtgtctttttttgaatacttctcctctcacttttaaaAAATGCGCCCCGGTTTTGAAATCCTCCAGTAGTAAAGCACTTCTATTCTGAGTGGGAAGTTCTGAAGCTGAgtcaaaacattaagtctgattctatctccatgaatgctgccagacttgctgagctccTCCAGCATTTCTGATTTCtcgttcagatttccagcgtctgcattATTTCGCTTTTATCAATCCCATCCCTGTTCCCTTCTCCCACCCTATACAAACAATCTGATTTGACACAAACTTTAATGGCTGCACTGAGATATGTTAACAATACAATTTTGAGTCACTGCCACCTTCTGTAACCTCAGCCTCTTAATTCAAATTTGCTGGAATCTGTTTAACTGCTGACTCAGTTTTTCATCAATACCAATCCCTGTGTTGCAAACATTACGTAATTTAAATGATTGAATGATTAACTTtctccagcacagaaacacacaaataTCATTGGGATAAGACCATATACAGTATAAAGAATGACTGTGAGTTTTAATACTGACagatcatagaattcccacagtgtggaaataggccattcggcccaacaaatccccactgaccctccagacagcatcccactcagacctatctCTGTACATTTCTcatagctaatgcacctaacctgcacatccctgaacattatgggcaattaagtgtggccaatccacttaaactgcatgtctttggactgtgggaagaaactggagccgcagcagaaacccacgtagacacagtgagaacatacaaactccacacaggcagtcatctgaggctggaatcaaacccgggtccctgacactgtgaggcagccgtgcaaaacactgagacactgtgccacctGTTCTGCAGCTACATCATCTTCACAGTTATTTTGTATGAATTATCAcacattttaacaaaaaaaacccaaaaaaaaccTTCATTGTCATTCCTGTCATGAGTATTTACAGAACCTTGATCACGTAATTTGTGAGAATAATCTACTCAAAGTCTATGAtaacattcaaagtttgggtgaagatttgtagctcgggtgctcgttgttgtggttctgttcgccgagctggaagtttttgttgcaaatgtttcgtcccctgtctaggtgacatcctcagtgcttgggagcctcctgtgaagcgcttctgtggtgtttcctccggcatttatagtggcctgtccctgccgcttccggttgtcagtttcagctgtccactatagtggccggtatattgggtcctggtcgatgtgtttgttgatggagtttgtggatgagtgccatgcttctaggaattccctggctgttctttgtttgacttgccctataatggtagtgttgtcccagtcgaattcatgttgcttgttgtctgcgtgtgtggctactaaggatagctgatcgtggcgtttcgtggctagttgatgttcatggatgcggatcgttagctgtcttcctgtttgtcctatatagtgttttgtgcagtccttgcatgggattttgtacactacattagttttgctcatgctggatatcgggtccttcgttctggtgagttgttgtctgagggtggctgttggtttgtgtgctgttgtaAGTCCTAGTGGTCTATGATAACATGACCATCATCCTCAGGTACAATATTATGAATGGCATATCTGTACTGCAGCAGTCTTTACTGTTGGAAGGGTGCCTTATCTGGGTAAGGTTACTAGGCTGTACATGTACAGAGTACAATACATTCCAAAATCTCTGAGATATTTAGTTCTGATACTGACATTATCTATTTACTGAAACTTTGTCTCTCACCTGTATTGAGATTGTCTTCAAAATATGCTCGATGGAAATATTGACTGGTACAATTGATAAAAGTGTGATTTTTGACTATTTTATAAAGTAAAGATCTTCAACACCTTTCAGATATTCAACTGCAGTGAAATAAGGGAAAGCTTTGCTTTGTTGATttggatttcctacagtgtggaaacaggcccttcggcccaaccagtccacactgaccctccaaagagtaacccatccagacccatttccctccgactaatccacctaacactatggacaatttagcatggccttttcacctaacctgcacatctttggactgtgggaggaaactggagcacccggaggaaacccacgcagacatggggagaacgtgcaaactccacacagacagtcacccgaggctggaatcaaacctgggaccctggtgctgtgaggcagcaatgctaaccactgagccaccatgccacctattaACTTTGCTGTTTATTGATTAATTAGATAATATTTTGGGTGCATCTAGTGATGTAATTAATTGACCTTGCAGATTCAGTTTTTGTATTTAAACTAAAGGTGTCTTTCACTTTGCGGAATTGAGCTTGTTGTTCAGCTGTGGTTACAATTAGAATATAAAGACCCCACAAGCTGGGGAGGATCTGCCCAACAGCTTGAGCCCCAGCTACCAGTCTCCAGCTAGTATCCAAGTGAGTTGCAGCTACGAATCACATTGTGTAAACTTGCTGTACATCACTTGGATCCTCTGTGAGGGAGTTCTATCTGTCTGTCATCATTACTGAGATGGGAGCAGCTGTATTTATGTTCATGCTGTAGTTTTCTTTCATTCTGTTCAAATTTCACATCAGATTGAAACTTGATACCTCTGTTAGAAACCAACACACAATCACGGTGCATTCCTCAGTTTCTGTTGTGTTGTACTGACATTGTTTCATTGGTGGTGGTCGATTGAATGGGGCCAGATtttgtggggaaaaaaatgtaGAGAGTTTTAGTCTCACGGCCCCGGGAAGTGCTGCAGGAAGAAggtatttatttttcaaattgtgACAACGCATGATCATTTCTCTGTTCCATGCTTGAAGATGAGTGCACTTTCTTTGAACGGTTCTGGAAGCTTCTTTGTCAGGTCAGTACTGCAATGTCACACACTCACTGCCCATCTCTGATGTGAACTTTTTTattaactcattcatgggatgagggcgtcactcattaggccagcattcatttacCAATTCCTAATTGTCGAGAGGGcacaacctcattgctgtgggtctggagtcacctgtgtGCCagttaaggatgacagatttgcttccctaaaggacatgagtgaaccaaataggatcttctgacaattgacagtggtttcatggtaactattagatccttaattccacaTTCTTTACTGAACtaatattccaccatctgccatggtgtttTGTCAAACCATTTCCAATGAAATGGCTCCTGCTAATTCAGAGTTGCCTATCTTGCGCCTTCTGACCATTGGGAAGGGTTGGCCACATTTGATTCCGTCTAAATCCAGCTCATATCCTGAAGCCACTTTTTCTCACAGGCATCCTTTCTCTGATGTATCATATTCTTTGATTCTCATTCGACTGTGGAATATCGGATCTGGAAaagtgccattaggaagggaaagTGCCATCTTTCTTTCTCTTGCCTTGTTAAGTTGTTCCGGTCCCATCCCAGAGGACACAATGGATTAAATTTTCCTGGCCCCGTGGAGATCAATTTGATGGTAAGGGCTGGGAAATGGGTAGGATATCCAGTTGGAACTCTTCTTCAATCCCATCTCGAGTGACCTTCGTGGGACAGGTGACCATTAGAAGTCATGACCCAATCCCCAAAGGACAGGCAGTGGAGGCAATTAAACATCCAGGCAAGGGCCACATTTGTCCCTTTTGACCATCACATATTTCTCCAACAAGCTGGGGATTAAACCAACCACTGACCCATATCTTacactccctttctctctcaagACTCGGCCTCTCATTGTACTTCTGCCCTGAACTGATTCACACAGGAAAGGAGCTGTAAACTGGTGTCTGTGTGCTAACGatgacttttggactgtgggtaacAGATTatgttaaaaggaaaacagaccaAGCAGGCTTTTGTTTTGTTCAGGAAGTCAGGCCTCGAAAGTAATTGCAAAGATTTTAGCACTGGGGAAGAGCATTACATTTAAAAATAGCGGAAGTCAGTTACTAATGAGATCTGGAAATGCTCATGCAATGGTAACTGGCACCtcatggaggagatggacagTCTGCCAGGGAGTGGTCAGAGTTTGAATTGGGTTTTGGAATATGTTTATGTGTGAAAAGAGAATCTGGCTGTTGAAGTTACAGCATGAAGGTTTGAAAGCTCCCCACCTAAACCACCATGAGCAGCCCTTGAAACCTCAGAGAGTAGCAAACTAAGCTATAAGTTTCACTGTTGTTACCTGAGTGAACGGTAAAAGTGGCCCCAATTGATGTTTCCAGAAAATTAAAAGAAACTGCTGTCTATGCTTGTGGAACAATGCATCGTGAAAACCACTAAAGTAACCTGTcctttatttatcccttaactgtttCTGTTTGT
Proteins encoded in this window:
- the LOC122556267 gene encoding alpha-1,4-N-acetylglucosaminyltransferase-like, whose translation is MKAIPQLLQLISILVSGLVLIYSLHNILLKLDELTKKLPNYLAKKASNDQMKSAMSGQVNAENTVIVKHPHPSTEPGIMFLQSSSELNPSPLTICSIESAARLNPNKPVYYFMRGFNGKVSAYRDPEYKGIRLLSSFKNVITLPLNPKELFSNTPLAGWYEKVDPSTELYWIISLSDGCRIALLWKYGGTYLDTDIISIKPLLFHNFLCAELGNYANNAALGFNRSHSFIESCLWDFVENYNGAVWGQQGPELMTRMLKKWCETDNLHNVLNKECKGIKYLSNNWFYPVPYPDWKKYFEKDTWKGNADEIEKKFSETIGVHFWNSLSRRHKFQIKGSRSLIEYFFYKYCPSTYETLPK